The genomic stretch TGTGAGTCGGGCGACGTACTGGTTCGTGATGCCCGTGTCCCGTCGGACCTGCGCGTCGGCGACGTGCTGGCCACACCTGTGACCGGTGCGTACGGGCACTCGATGGGTTCCAGCTACAACAAGACGTTTCGCCCGCCGGTGGTCTTCGCCCGCGACGGGGATGCGCGCCTGGTCGTTCGTCGTGAGAACGAGCAGGATCTACTGCGTTGCGACATGCTCTAGTCGGGTAGAGGCCGCCCGGTACCGGTGGCGACCCACTGTTGGATCGCCTGCCGGCTGACCTCCTGGTCGCGGAACGGCAGCCGGATGCTGTCGATCTCCTGGTACTGCTCGTGGCCCTTGCCAGCGATCACGACGACGTCGCCCGGCTCGGCCCGCCGGACGGCCGCGAAGATCGCCTCGCGGCGGTCGAGGACCACGTCGACGAGTCCACGCCGGTCCTCTGGGATCCCTGACACGACGTCGGCAGCGATCTGTCCGGGGTCCTCGCCCCGGGGATTGTCGGAGGTGACGATCACCCGGTCGGCGTGCGTATCGGCGATGGCTCCCATCACTGCTCGCTTGCCCGGGTCGCGCTCACCGCCGCACCCGAACACGACTGTGACCGGTGCGCTGTCCGCCATCTCCGCCGTGTCCTTCAGCACCTTCTCGAGCGCATCGGGCGTGTGCGCGAAGTCCACCACGACGGAGAACGGTTGGCCCGCGTCGATGGCCTCGTAGCGTCCCACGACCCTCGGCAGATCTTCGAACGCTCCGGCCACGGCGGATGCGGCACAGCCCAGGGCGAGAGCCGATTCGGCCGCCGTCACTGCGTTCTCCACGTAGAACCGTGGCGCGCGGGGCATCCGGACCACCTCGCCCCGCCACTCCACGACGACGTGTTCGTCGACCCCGAGGATCTCGATCTTGGAGGTGTCGAACAGGTGAACGCGGGAGGTATCGACGCGCCGGGCCAGGCGATCGCCCCACTCAGTGGACAGGTTGACGGCCGCTGCATGGCTGGTCCCCGAGTCGAAGAGCTGGGCCTTGGCCTCGAAGTAGTCGTCCATGTCCTGATGGAAGTCAAGGTGGTCTCGGCTGAGGTTGGTGAACACTGCTAGGCGGAACTCCGTGGCATCGACCCGGTGCTGAACGAGCCCGTGCGACGTCACTTCGGTGACCACCGCCTGCAGGCCGCTGGCGAGGGCGTTGGCAATCCGCTTCTGGAAGACCAGGGACTCCGGAGTGGTCCGTTGGCCGGTGAGCGTGCCGAAGACCGCCGTCCCGACTCCCAGGCGTGTCAACAGGTGCGCGAGCATCACCGCCGTGGTGGTCTTGCCGTTCGTGCCGGTGATGCCGATGACATCGCACGACTTCGACGGATGGGAGTAGAACTCGCTCGCGAGCTGGGCCATCGCCTCTCGCACGTTGCTGACCACGATCTGGGGCACCGGCGTGGTCCTCCGGAGCTGGTAGCCGGACACCAACGCCACGGCACCGTTGGCGATCGCCTCGTCGGCGAAGTCGTGGCCGTCGAACTCCTTGCCACGGATGCAGAAGTGGAGGGAGCCGGGCCGTGCGTCACCACTCGAGCAGCTCAGGTGGGACACCATCACCCGTTCCCGATCGCTGTCACCGGACGCGTGCAGCCACCGGTACCCGGGACGCAGCTTGCTGAGGAGGTCGCTTAACGGCTTCGCGGAGTTCTCGATCATGAGGGAGTCCCAACCTCCGCGGGGTTGTCGTGGTTCTCGGAGTCGAAGAAGCGGATCCGCGCGTCGACGGCGTCGATCACGTCGAGGTCCCTCAGACCGCGCAAGGCCGCGCGCAGCCGATGCTCCGGCGCGGCTCGCGTGGTCAGCACGATCTTCGGTCCGTCGCCGTAGCGCGACTGCGCGATCGTCGCCAACGACACGTCCTGTGTGGAGAAGACCTGGTCCACGAGCGAGAGCACACCCGGCTTGTCGCTGCCGGTCGCCACCACGCAGCACCGAGCCGACAGGACGTCCATCGTGCCGACCACCCGGCGCTCAGGCCGGGGGAGGGGCGCGGGGATGCCGCGTGCCGCCGCCACGAGATCGCCGACGACCGCGCTGGCAGTCGGCGCTGCGCCGGCGCCCAGCCCGTAGAACATCGCGTCGCCGAGCCAGGGGCCCTCGACGTACACCGCGTTGTATGCGCCGTTGACGGCGGCCAGCGGATGTTCGAGTGGCACGAGCGTGGGGTGGACGCGCGCCACCACCGCGCCGTTCGCAGGATGGCGGTCGACGAGCGCGAGGAGCTTGATGGTGCACCCGAGCTCTTGCGCGATCGCGAACGCCACGGTCGGAAGCCCGACGATCCCCTCCCGATAGACGTTGGCAGGCGTGAGCTCGGCCCCGAAGGCTACGCGGGCGAGCACCGCTGCCTTGGCCGCCGCGTCGTGCCCCTCGACGTCGGCAGTCGGATCGGCCTCGGCGTAGCCCATCGACTTGGCGGTCGCGAGGGCGTCGACGTAGGGCGTTCCGTCCCCCGCCATCGACGACAGGATGAAGTTGGTCGTCCCATTGACGATGCCGGCGACCAGTTCGACGGGCTCGGCCGCGAGCGAGAGCTGGAGGACGCGCAGCAAGGGGATCCCGCCCGCGACGGCGGCCTCGAAGTACAGGCGGGTGCCCGAGTCCGCCGCGTGCTGCAACAGCTCTGTCCCCTGCCAGGCGAGGAGCTCCTTGTTGGCGGTGACGACCTGCTTGCCGGCAGTCAACGATCGGTCGATCAGCTCGGCGGCGGGCGAGACGCCGCCCATGAGCTCGATGACGATGTCGACATCGGGGCTGGCCACCACTTTCGCCGCGTCGGTCGTCAGCAGATCGAGGGGCGGTTGCCACTTCCTCGACTTCGTGACGTCGCTGACGACGATGGCCTCCACCGTGAAGCGGATCCCCGTTCGGGCGGCCAGCACCTTGCCCTGCTCGAGGAGGATCCGGGCGACCGCGGATCCGACCGTGCCGCAGCCCAGTAGCCCAACGCCAACCGTCGCCTGCCCGTCGATCGTCACGACAGCCTCACCATGTTCGCACCCCCTGGGTCCACCGCAGCGACCACGACGAGAACCCCAGATCGTCGCACCACCGGCGCGCCAGCCTGGAGCACACAGAGAACCGCCGCCATTTCCGCCACCTCTACCGCCGCTCGCACGCTAGTGCACGGAACGTAGGCCCTGTCGTCGGATCCGGCCCTATCGTCGGGTGGATGGTGGACAGGGGAACCGGCGGATCGGACGCTGCATCGCTCGATCGCGAGCCCGATGGCCAGCTCGTCCCGAACGATCGGGTTCCCCGCTGGCCACTCTCGGCCATCATCGTCGTGCTGATCGCGTCCGTCCTGGTCGTCGTACTGCTGATGATGAACGTCTTCGGCGTCCAGATCGCCGGCGAGGAGTACGACCCGGACGTGGGCGGGAGCATGGCCGAGTGGTTCGAGGCGTTCGCCACGTTGGTCGGCATCCCGGCCGCGGTCGTCTTCGGTGTGCGACAGCTCCAGTCGACGGGTGCCGTGCTCGAGCTCGAGCGACGCCAGCTGGTCGCCGAGGAGCTGGAGCGGACCGAACGTCGCCACGCCGAGCAGGCGATCCTGCAGCGGGCGGTGGCCCTGCGGATGCACGTCGTCAACGTGCTCGATCGCCCGAACCTGGCGACCGAGGCCGAGCGGCTCGCGGTCGAGCGGCTCGCCGACGAGTACCACCAGCGGGGCTGGGCCCGCGACGCGGCCGCGGGCTCGTGGCAGCAGGGATCGCTGGCCCGGAGCAACGCCGAGCAGCTCGTCGCCGAGCGGAGCCCGCTCCTTCCCGCGCCCTGGTTCGTGGCCGTCGAGTGCCACAACTCGGGCGCGATCACGGTCGTGCTGGAACGTTGGACCGTGGCCGACGACACCGACTCCACCACCATCGACTCCCCGGTCGAGCTGGCGCCGGGGGACCGCTACCACCACCGTCTGGGTGCCGACGAGGGATTGCTCGACGCCTACCGCCAGCGGGACGACGCCGAGGCCGCGTGCGCGGCCACGACGGTGGTCCTGGAGGGCGTCGACGCCGCCGGACGGCCCTTTCGAATAGTCCGCGCCCATCGGAGGTGAAGGTCATCGACCCGCGAACGAACATGGACACCTGGCAACGGCTGCTGCCCAAGCTCGAACGGGTCATCACCCGCCAGCAGCCCTTCGGCCCGCCGGACGCCACCCAGTTCACCGCGAGCACCGAGCTGCTCCGCCTGCTCTACGACCCCACGAACCGCACCCACCTCCAGGCCGAGAGCTCGGGGGCGCCCTACGTCATCGGCCGCAAGGGCGCCGGCAAGACGGCGTTCGTCACCGCGCCCAAGCTCGATCCCCGGGTGCGGCCGGTCGAGTTGCCCAGCGCCGACGTCTACCAGGGGGTGTTCGACGTCGTCGGGAGCCTGGTCCACGGCGGTCGACGGCTGTTCCCCGAGCACACCGCCCGGCTCTGGCGCGACCTCGCGTGGTGTGCCGTCCTCGCCGAGATCGCCCGCGACCGGCCGACCGAGGACCCCGGGTACCACGCCGTCCGCGAGTTCTCGGAGTCGCTCGGCAACGGCGCCGTGCCGGTGGACGCCCAGGCCTCGGTCGCCAGCTACCTCCGCCGGCTCAACACCCTCATCGGAGCGGGCACACCGTCCGGGGGCGTCGGTGACCTGCTCAACTCGGTCTCGGGCAACGGCTGGACCATCGTCCAGGCGATCGAGGCCGGCACCCAGATCCTCGAAGCGAGCCCCTATCGCTACGTGCTCATCGTCGACTCCCTCGAGCACTACCTCGGTGACCTGCCCACCACCGACTACCAGCAGGTCGAGCGGCTGGCCTTCGAGGGCCTGTTCCGCTTCGTCGGCGGGGACGGCACCCGTCCGGACCGCTCCTTCGACATCCGCTTCGCGTTCCCGGCCGAGGTGTGGAGCGTGCTCGAGAAGGTCTCCGCCAACCCGATCAAGGACTTCCACCGACGGGTGATCGCCCACTGGAGCGCACGCGAGCTCATCACCCTGATCGGCAACCGGCTGAACATCTACTGCCACCTCTACCAGCCCGACATCGTCGCGGTGAACGCCGTCGACGGCGATCCACGGCCCGAGGCGATCGACTACGACGAGTCGCGCCACCTCATCAAGCAGGTCCTGCCGGACAGCATCACCAACGGCTACGGCGGCTCCGAGGACACCGTCGCCTACCTGGTGCGTCACACCCAGCTCCTGCCCCGCCACCTCATCACCATCCTCAACTGCGTGTGGGAGGCGCAGCTGGCCCACGATCCGGGTGCGCCGCTGCCGGTCAAGCCGATCGCGGTGATCGAGGGGGTCCGCCGCGGGGAGTACGAGATCGTGCGTGACATCCTCGCCGCCTTCTCCGGGGTCCACCCCGGCGCCCGGCTCTGCTGCGAGCGGACCTTGCCCAACCTCGGCAACGTCATCGCCGAGGGTGACCTGCACCGCACCTACAACCAGAACGGGATCCGCAAGGAGACCGGACTCGAGTTCCGCCAGTTCCTGCGCTGCCTGCTCGAGATCGGCTGCATCGGCCGCGTGATCGACACCAAGAGCACCAGTCGCTACGTCGTCGGTGAGTTCGAGTACACACGGACGGGCAGCCTGCACATCGGGTCCGACGAGTCGTTCTGCATCCACCCGGCCTTCGCCGAGGCCTTCGACGGCCGCCACGCGACCGGGCGGGGAGCGCAGCTCCGCGCCACCGAGCGCCGTTCGGTGCGGCCCGTGTATCCCATCGGGTCCGACCCCAACGACCCGCACGACTACCGCGACGCCCTGTAGTGAGCCTCCGACTACCCTGACTTCCCGTAGCGGAGCGGCTACTCGGACACCTCAGGCGGATGTGACATGAACAGAGGATGTAACCGGGTCGAGCGGGGCGGTAAGCGGTGATCGGCGTCTTCGACGACCTCGACGACCGGCTCACCGCGGCGTTGGTCCGGATGCTCGACTCCGATCCGGCACTCACCAAGGACGAGGCGCTGACCCGCATCGAGCGAGTCGCCGTGGACGGAGGGCTGCCGGAGGCCCGCCCGAAGCTGCGACGTGTGGCCGACCGTGTCGTCCGGCATGCCGTCCTCCACCCGGGCTGGCTGCAGGAGCGGGGGTTCAGGACGTTCGGCTTCCTAGCCAATGTCCGGCCAGGGATGCTGGAGCAGCTGATCCGTCAGAGCGAGCAGGTGCGCACGGGGGTGTCCCACTACGTCGTCTACGGTTCTTGGGACACCATCGTGCTGCTGCACGGCACGGCTGCCGAGTCCCACCAGCTCCACTCCAGCCTGGCAGTGGGTGCCAACGACGAGCCGGCGCAGATCACGGTGGAGAACGTGGTCATGGCGTACCGACAGATCGTGCCCCAGCTGAGGACCTCGTACACGACGGTCACGCAGGAGACGGCCAACGCCCTGGTCGAGGACTTCGACGCCCCGGAGTCGAGCGGCGACCGCGAGCAGCTGCTCAAGTCCGGCCACATCCTGGGATCGACGTGGATGCCGGCCGACGCCAACCTCTATCCCGTGGAGGCGTTCGTCGGCCTCTCGTTGCGCGGTCGCTCCCCCGTGGGGCCCGTCGAGGTGCTCGAGCTGCTCCTCCGGCACGACGCTCTGCGCCAGACGCTGGTCCACGTCTTCCAGATCAGGCAGGGTTGGCCATTCCACTACTTCCTCAAGCTCTGTTGCCTGAACATGCTGGAGCTCGACGAAGCCACGAACGCGATCGGCGCCACCACCCGCGGCGACGTCCGCTTCGAGGGACTGACGCTCGTGGTGGCCAGTGGAACCGAGCAGTTCCCGATGTTCAGGGACGCCGACGTGACCGGGTTGCCGCTAGGCCCCGACCTCACGTCGATGGTCCAGGCCGGTGAGCGCGTGTTCGCCCGGCTGCCTGCCGATCACCAGGTAGCCTTCAACCAGCTCGACGAGGACCGCCAGATCACCGCGGTAAAGAGCCTGGCACAGCTCGGCGATCGTCTCGATGCGGCGGCCCTGAGCGTGAAGACGCGGGCACGGCTGGAGTCCGCGCTCTCCACCTTCTCGCGCGAGTGCATCCTCAACGCAGCCGAGCCGAACCTCACAGGCGCCGCCACCGAGGTCGCCACGACGATCGAGGGAGAGCTCAAGCGCCTGCTGTCGCGGCTGGGGCACGCGGTCTACGGACGGAACATGTCACGGCTCCAGACCGAGCTGAGGCTGCCCACGAAGGTCGTCCGGAACCTGACGCTCGCCAAGGTGGTCCAGGCCCTCCAGGCGGCGCAGGACCACACGGACTTCAAGCAGCTGTCCGACCTGATCGACGAGGTGTGGCTCGAACGCGTCGACCGCTTCGTCGACGCCCGCAACCGGTGGGCGCACGACGCGGTCGGCGGCAATGTGGGGACCCAGCAGCTGATCGACGAGGCCCACAGGACGATCATGGAGGCGATCGAGCTCGCTGACTGGATCGAGGAGCGGCTGGCTCTCCTGAACGAGGCGAGCGAGCCTCCGGTCGTCGCTGCTGACCCGACCGAGCCCGCGGCGCTCGACCTGGCCGCCACACCCATCGGCCGCGACCTCGGTGTGTTCATCAGCCACGCCTCGGGTGACAAGGCCACCGTCGAGCGGATCGCCATGGGCCTCAAGGCCTTCGGGCACAAGAGCTGGTACTCGGAGTGGGAGCTCCAGACCGGCGACTCGATCGTCACGCGGATCGAGGCAGCGCTCGCTCGCAGCGACACGCTGCTGGTGGTCCTCAGCCAGAAGTCGGTGGTGTCGCAGTGGGTACGGCGCGAGCTGAACACCGCGTTGATGACCCAACTCAGCGGCGGCCACGACATCGAGGTGATCCCGGTGATCATCGAGGACTGCGAGATCCCACCGCTGCTGCGCGACATCTTCTACGTCGACCTTCGCTCGAACTTCGAGGAAGGCCTGCTGAAGCTGCTCGAGAAGCTGCGCCTGCGGAAGGAGCGCGCAAGCGCCGGCTAGGGGAGCTTGGCGGCGGCGGCCGGGTCGACCAGCCAGAGCACCTGCTCGGCGCGGACGCGGGCCGCGGGGAGGTCCTCGCCGGCGGCGATCCGGGCCAGGGCGTCGCTCTTCTCCTCGCCCGACACCGTGATCAGCACCAGCCGGGCCCGCTCGATGCCGGCGTAGGTGAGCGTCATGCGGGGGTAGGGGTTGCGGCCCGACGGGTCGGCGTTCATCACCACCAGCCGCCCCGGGTCGGCGTCGAGCGCCGGCGAGTCGGGGAACAGCGACGCCGTGTGCCCGTCGGCGCCGAGCCCCAGGTGCACCACGTCGATGCGGCCCAGCTGCCCCAGCCGCAGCTGGTAGGGGTCGGCGCCCTCGTCGCAGCGCATCGGGTAGTTGGCGTTGACCGCCCCCAGCCGCTCCAGCAGCGCCTCGCGGCCGAGCCGGTAGTTCGAGTCGGGGCTGTCGAGCGGCACGCAGCGCTCGTCGCCCCAGTAGACATCGACCTGCCACCAGTCGATCTGGCTGCCGGCGTCGTCGGCGAGGCGCTCGTAGCAGCGCCGCGCCGTCTCACCGCCGGAGAGGGCGATCGAGAAGCCGTCGTTGGGGCGGCGGTGGAAGGCCTCGATGACCCGCTCGGCGAACTCGCCGGGAACGTCGTCGACGACTACCAGCTCGCCGTGCATCGTGGGTTGAACCACCGGCTCAGCCGGTGCTCCTCCGGGAGTCGTCGGCCTTCACCGTCAGCGCGGTGAGCAGCTCGTCGAAGCTCTTGGCGAACGATGCCACGCCCTGATCCTCCAACAGTGCGGACACCGCGTCGAGGTCGACGCCCGCACGCTCGACGTTCGCGAGCACCTCGTCGGCCGCGGCGAAGTCGGCGTCGACCGTGCGGGCCAGCGTGCCGTGGTCCTCGAAGGCCTCCAGCGTGGCCTCCGGCATGGTGTTCACGGTGTCGGGGCCGATCAGCGTGTCGACGTACAGCGTGTCGGGGTAGGCCGGGTTCTTCGTGGACGTCGACGCCCACAGCGGGCGCTGCACCCGGGCACCCCGAGCGGCCAGCGCCTCCCAGCGCGCGCCACTGAAGCGCTGCTGGAACAGCCGGTAGGCGGACTGCGCCTGGGCCACCGCGGTGCGGCCCCGGAGCGCCAGCGCCTCCACCGAGCCGATGGCGTCGAGCTGCCGGTCGACCTCGGTGTCGACCCGGCTCACGAAGAACGAGGCGACGCTCGCCACCTGCGACAGGTCACCGTCGTAGTCTTCGAGGCCGGCGATGTAGGCCTCGATCACCTCGTCGTAGCGGTCGATGCCGAAGATGAGGGTGACGTTGATGCTGTGGCCCTCGCTGACCAGCTGCCGGATGGCGGTGACGCCCTCGGCGGTGGCCGGCACCTTCACGAACAGGTTGGGCTGGGCGATGCGAGCGTGCAGGTCGCGCGCCGCGTTCACGGTGCCGGCGGTGTCGCGCGCCAGGCTGGGCGCCACCTCC from Acidimicrobiales bacterium encodes the following:
- a CDS encoding diaminopimelate decarboxylase, producing the protein CESGDVLVRDARVPSDLRVGDVLATPVTGAYGHSMGSSYNKTFRPPVVFARDGDARLVVRRENEQDLLRCDML
- a CDS encoding UDP-N-acetylmuramoyl-L-alanyl-D-glutamate--2,6-diaminopimelate ligase, with translation MIENSAKPLSDLLSKLRPGYRWLHASGDSDRERVMVSHLSCSSGDARPGSLHFCIRGKEFDGHDFADEAIANGAVALVSGYQLRRTTPVPQIVVSNVREAMAQLASEFYSHPSKSCDVIGITGTNGKTTTAVMLAHLLTRLGVGTAVFGTLTGQRTTPESLVFQKRIANALASGLQAVVTEVTSHGLVQHRVDATEFRLAVFTNLSRDHLDFHQDMDDYFEAKAQLFDSGTSHAAAVNLSTEWGDRLARRVDTSRVHLFDTSKIEILGVDEHVVVEWRGEVVRMPRAPRFYVENAVTAAESALALGCAASAVAGAFEDLPRVVGRYEAIDAGQPFSVVVDFAHTPDALEKVLKDTAEMADSAPVTVVFGCGGERDPGKRAVMGAIADTHADRVIVTSDNPRGEDPGQIAADVVSGIPEDRRGLVDVVLDRREAIFAAVRRAEPGDVVVIAGKGHEQYQEIDSIRLPFRDQEVSRQAIQQWVATGTGRPLPD
- a CDS encoding homoserine dehydrogenase, with product MTIDGQATVGVGLLGCGTVGSAVARILLEQGKVLAARTGIRFTVEAIVVSDVTKSRKWQPPLDLLTTDAAKVVASPDVDIVIELMGGVSPAAELIDRSLTAGKQVVTANKELLAWQGTELLQHAADSGTRLYFEAAVAGGIPLLRVLQLSLAAEPVELVAGIVNGTTNFILSSMAGDGTPYVDALATAKSMGYAEADPTADVEGHDAAAKAAVLARVAFGAELTPANVYREGIVGLPTVAFAIAQELGCTIKLLALVDRHPANGAVVARVHPTLVPLEHPLAAVNGAYNAVYVEGPWLGDAMFYGLGAGAAPTASAVVGDLVAAARGIPAPLPRPERRVVGTMDVLSARCCVVATGSDKPGVLSLVDQVFSTQDVSLATIAQSRYGDGPKIVLTTRAAPEHRLRAALRGLRDLDVIDAVDARIRFFDSENHDNPAEVGTPS
- a CDS encoding toll/interleukin-1 receptor domain-containing protein; the protein is MIGVFDDLDDRLTAALVRMLDSDPALTKDEALTRIERVAVDGGLPEARPKLRRVADRVVRHAVLHPGWLQERGFRTFGFLANVRPGMLEQLIRQSEQVRTGVSHYVVYGSWDTIVLLHGTAAESHQLHSSLAVGANDEPAQITVENVVMAYRQIVPQLRTSYTTVTQETANALVEDFDAPESSGDREQLLKSGHILGSTWMPADANLYPVEAFVGLSLRGRSPVGPVEVLELLLRHDALRQTLVHVFQIRQGWPFHYFLKLCCLNMLELDEATNAIGATTRGDVRFEGLTLVVASGTEQFPMFRDADVTGLPLGPDLTSMVQAGERVFARLPADHQVAFNQLDEDRQITAVKSLAQLGDRLDAAALSVKTRARLESALSTFSRECILNAAEPNLTGAATEVATTIEGELKRLLSRLGHAVYGRNMSRLQTELRLPTKVVRNLTLAKVVQALQAAQDHTDFKQLSDLIDEVWLERVDRFVDARNRWAHDAVGGNVGTQQLIDEAHRTIMEAIELADWIEERLALLNEASEPPVVAADPTEPAALDLAATPIGRDLGVFISHASGDKATVERIAMGLKAFGHKSWYSEWELQTGDSIVTRIEAALARSDTLLVVLSQKSVVSQWVRRELNTALMTQLSGGHDIEVIPVIIEDCEIPPLLRDIFYVDLRSNFEEGLLKLLEKLRLRKERASAG
- the pgl gene encoding 6-phosphogluconolactonase translates to MVQPTMHGELVVVDDVPGEFAERVIEAFHRRPNDGFSIALSGGETARRCYERLADDAGSQIDWWQVDVYWGDERCVPLDSPDSNYRLGREALLERLGAVNANYPMRCDEGADPYQLRLGQLGRIDVVHLGLGADGHTASLFPDSPALDADPGRLVVMNADPSGRNPYPRMTLTYAGIERARLVLITVSGEEKSDALARIAAGEDLPAARVRAEQVLWLVDPAAAAKLP
- the tal gene encoding transaldolase; its protein translation is MSERLQTLYSDFGQSPWLDNLRRGWITGGELARWVERGVRGITSNPTIFQKAIEGSDEYDAQFRELTAAGKSVDEAYWEAVIADITDALAILRPVHDESDGVDGYVSLEVAPSLARDTAGTVNAARDLHARIAQPNLFVKVPATAEGVTAIRQLVSEGHSINVTLIFGIDRYDEVIEAYIAGLEDYDGDLSQVASVASFFVSRVDTEVDRQLDAIGSVEALALRGRTAVAQAQSAYRLFQQRFSGARWEALAARGARVQRPLWASTSTKNPAYPDTLYVDTLIGPDTVNTMPEATLEAFEDHGTLARTVDADFAAADEVLANVERAGVDLDAVSALLEDQGVASFAKSFDELLTALTVKADDSRRSTG